The DNA segment TGGAAGGCTTTCTTCACTTAAAGAGTGCAAGAAAATAATACTTGGTATAAACGCTAAATTAATAAAAAAATTAGGCGCACTCACAACTGATCTTATCTTTTTTGGATTTAAAAAGGAATTAGAAAAAATATTAATCTTACATGATATACCAATTATAGCTAAAAATAAAGAAGAACTTTATAATGAAATTTTCAATTATTTATCAAGTTGGGGGATTAATGTATCTTCTATTCCTGCAGAAATTACGAACGTACCAAATAAGGTAAATACAGACTCAAAAATCCTAGATATAGATTATGCGTTATTCTCCTCTCAACTTTCTAGTAACTTCACTTGATACCTCCTTAGAAAGCCTTTTAGTCTGTTCTGTAGAGCTTATCCTTTTAGTAGTTTCAAGATCAGCTGATAATCTTTTAGTAGTTTCAATGATTTCCAGCCTTCTAGTCTGTTGTGCCAATTCTTCCATTTTCTTTAATGTTCTAGTTGCCTCCACCAAATTTCCTGCATTAACGTCCTCTGCATATTTCTGTAATGTTGAATAATATTCATATTCCATTATAACATCTTTATTTATGCCAGAAACGAATGTTTGTTGATCTTGTGCAGGTTTTAAAGTTATTATATGCATTAAGGCATCTTGAGCATTTTTTGCAGGATCTTCATAATTAACCTTAATAGTCATGAAATTTCCAGAGTATTTTGGAGGTATTATTGTCTCTCCTAGTATCTTAATTACTCCTTCAGCTGCATTTATTTTAACAGGTAACGAAGGATAATTTAACAGCTTAACGGAGGATTCTGTAACTATATCGACTACTATATTTTTGCCTGCTATTTTTGTTTTTGCGGCTTTAGGCAATTTTTCTGGAATTTCTGATGCCTCCTCTATATGATAGAACACTGAACCAGTTCTATCACTTAAAATTTTTAAAAGTTCTTCATTATAATCATCACCTATACCAAATGAAATTATTTGAACATTTTTCGGGATATTCATTTTCTCATATGCTTTTAAATCAGTAACATCAGTAGGATTACCATCAGTAAGTAAAAGAATATAAGCAGGCATATTATATTTAACAGCTATTTTAAATGCTATTAATAGAGCAGTAAATAATGAAGTCTGACCTCCAGAAGTAATTTGCTGAACTTCACTAGTAAGGTCTAGTGGATCTGAAAATTCTTTTACAATATCGACATTAGTAGCAAATTTTATGAATGTGACTTTATTTCCTTGTGGTATTTTTTTAAATAGCTCAATTGCTCCATTTTTAGCTTTCTCTATTTTTAAGCCTTCCATAGATCCGCTAGCATCAAGTAATATTATATAATGAAATCCTGTAGCAATAGATATTTTTTCAGGTACTAAAAGTATTTTGAATATCATTCTCACTTCATTTTCAAAAGAGTATTTATGGCTAACATCTACTCTCAAAGATAGCGTCATTTTATTCCACCTACAATGGTACTTTACACAATTTTCCCCTATTAAATACTAGGGCTCCTGCACCAAGACCGTGATATCTACTGGAAAATACTGTAATTACTCTGTTATCCATCTCGAATCTAATTCCATCAACAGCTTCATGTCCTCTTATTATTCCTTTTAAGTTATTTCTTTCAAGAAATTTTAAGGTAACATCTTTTCCATAAAAATACGTTCCTTCTCCTCTAATATTAGGTACAAAGCCTTCTAGTTCTTCCCTAGGATCATTCCATAACATTTCGAAAGCTATCTCATCATCTGGATTAACGTCCGGTCTTCTTAAGGAATTTATTTGTTTTATATCTTCTAAATTCCTCGCTATTCCCCCGTGTACACAGAAATATCCATTTATGGTAGCAGCATAGGGCATAACGGAGAACATATTAACAAAATCTTCGTAATAATCTCCCATTTTTTCCAATACCTCTTCTTTAAAGCCATAAAATTCGTTAGTTAGCGGGCTCTCATGGTTTCCTCTTAATACTATCACTTTTTTTGGATTTTCTAACATTTTTCTTAAAATTAATTTTAAATTCTCTATTCCTTGTGAACCTCTATCTACGTAATCCCCTAAAAATATAAGTACATCAACTTTATCATATAATTCTCTAAAAACTTTTTCTGTTACATCTAAAGCTCCGTGAGTGTCTCCGATAAATGCTACGCTATCTTTTTCTGGCAATTCAAGTAAAAGAGGATTACTCATGAAAAAATCATGAGCCTCATTAATTAATTTCAGTACTTCATGTATCACACTTTCGCTCCAGGTCATTATTCAATCACAATTTTTAACATAGTATTGCTACCTAGTTTTATTATACTTCCTGGACGAATTTCTTGCTTACCTTTTATTGGCTGGAATATTTTACCATCATATATATAAGTTCCATTAGTACTATTTAAATCTTCAATATATAATTTATCTTTTTCTAGAGAAATAATTGCATGCCTCCTAGAAATTTCTGGATCAGGTATTACTATAACATTCTCCGGACTTCTTCCTATTGATATACTTTCAAATACATCAAAATCTAAAGGTAGTTTACTTTTATTCAATGCAGAAACTGGAGTAGCAATAAAGATTATATAATATTTTCCTGTAGATGCCTGAGTTTGCAAGACCTGTTGAGCATTTTGAACTGATTGTAAAGACTGAGAAGCGGTGGCTTGTGTAGCTTGTAAAGTTCCTTGCTGGCTAGACTGATTTTGGTCATTATTGGCTTGGGCTGATTGAGACTCTAAAATAGTTGGCTGTTGAATAGATTGCTCTTTAGGAGCTTGAGTTGTTTGGTTAGCAGACTGAGAAGATTGTTCAGTAACTTGTTGTGGAACAGTTAGTTGTTGAATGTTATCTGGCTTCTTCGTGCCACACTGAATGCAAAAAAGTGCATCGTCAAGATTTTCATATCCACAAACTGGACATTTCCATGTCATACTTAATTACTTATACAAAAACATTAATAAACTCTCTTGCGTATATTATGGGGGTTTTTAAAACTTGACTATCTCATTAAAAATCAAAACTTCTCATAAATATGTTAGTAGAAATGACAGAAACGAAGTTGGAATATTAATTTATATTGTACCAGAAAAATACTCTGTAAATGCAAATATTAGATATATTATTGCAGTTGACAATAGTCCATCTATGAAGGATCATAATAAATTTGAGACAGCAGTTAATTCTGCCCAAACTTTACTTTCTCATATACCTTCAGCTAATAACGTAATTATAATTTTATTTTCTAATCATCCAGAGATTATATATAATGGTCCTGGAGGAAATCAAGTCTCTATACCAAGGAAATTTGGAGGAACCACTAGATTACATGAAGCAATAAGAAAAATCCTTGAGATAGCTAGTGACGGAATACCAACTAAAGCTATACTTCTGACTGATGGAAAGCCTACCGATAAAACTAATGTAAGTGACTATGAAGCGTTACAAATACCTACTAATTTAACGTTTATATCTATAGGAATTGGTAAAGATTATAACGAAGTAATACTTAAGAGGCTATCTGACAAGTCTGCTGGAGTTTTTTACCATATAGAAGATGTTTCACAGATGCCTAATGTCTTAGAGGAGCAGAGGACAACTTCTACATATGCTCTAAATTTAACTCTTGATCTTCCTCAAGGATTCTATCCATTTAATTACGAGTTACCAATATTTATACCTATAGTTGATAAACTAATAGCTATTTATGGTACAATGATAATAGACCCAGGAAATTTACCAGTTAATTTGACTTTTACAGCTAATTACACTGATCCTGTAGATTCTCAATATAAAGTAATATCAAGTACAATTACTTTAGAAAGAGCAGAAGATGATATCGTTAGATCAACAATAAATTCGGATGTTCTAGCAGAAATTAAGTATTACAGACTATTAAAAGAATACGGAGATATGCTTGCTAAAGGCAAAGATACTACTAGAATAATGGCCGAATTAATGCAAACTGCTAAAGAAACTGGAAACCAAGCACTAATAGAAGAAACGCAGAAGCTTACAGGATATGCTAAGGCTGATTTATCTGAAGTGACAAAGAAAATGAGATCATGAGCTTGGCTCTAAATCTATCATTATTTCTGAAAAAAAGAGGAATAGATGAGATTTATATTAATAAAGTAAAGAGAAGGGGAAATTCGTATCTCCAAGATATTGCAGTAAATATTCTTTTAAAGGGGTTAAAACTAAGAGAAACTGAGAAATTAGGAAAGCTTAAGGCAGAAGAAAATAATATTAAAATATTTTCTGGCAAAGGTTATGAAAAGGTTAATTATGAGATATCTAAAGATGCTAAAGAAGACATACAAATAGATTTCCCTAAATTTCCGATTTTTATTATAGATTTATCTTTATGGAATAGACACTCTGAAGAAGAAAAAAATAAGCTACTGACACAGCTTGCATGTGCAGTAACCTCTATAAGAAAATATTTATGGGATTATAACTTATCAATAAACAATTTTCCACAAGGTTTTTCACTTCCGTTTTTAAATAAAGTAAGATTTAACGTGATGCCAGAAGGTAAAACAATAATACTTAATCCTTATGGAGAAATAGATGCAACTGAAGAATTAATTAGAAATACTCAAACGTTCATAATTGGTGGTATAGTAGATAGGTCTGGATGGAAATATGCCACATATGAAATGGCAAAAATTGCAAAATATGATTTTCCTCATGTTAAAATAACATTAAGAGGATCTACAGTAGGAGTTCCTGATAGAATAAATAAAATTATAGAAATTATACTCCGTGTGTATTATGGAGAAAAATTGGAAAACGCAATATTAGATTTGCAATCGAATGCCGATAAATTTAACCGTTTACTTGTTGAGAAACAAAAAGGGAATTTAAAAGAAGCTATAAAATGGTTAAAACCTAGCGAAAAGATACTTAGAAGATTAGGAATTCAATCAAATTCTGCTTGAATTTTCTTCTTTCCTTCCAATAATTTTCTAGGAAACGGTATATTATTAACTTCCTCTAGCTTTATTCCAGCTTTTCTTAACTCTTCTACAGCATTTCTTAAATCGTCCTCGTGAACTGCAAATTTAACTTGGCTTACTATTTTATTTAAAGTAGAATCATTACTCCTAAATCTTTCTGCACTAATTACCTTCCAGTTATTACCATCTTTATATATAAGAACAACATCTTGAAAGTATCCTTTTACTACGTGAGAAATACCTGCTATATAGTAATTACCAAACTTATACACAGACATAGAAGTAAACTTAATTTTCGAGTATTTAGGAATTATGTTTCATGATAGATCATGTAATAAAAGCCATTGCATTAAGCTTAGATAACGGAGAAAAAGTTTACGTTGGATTAAATTCTATTCCAGCAATATTAGGTGCATTTATGGCAAGAGATTTTTACGGCAAGACGATAAGAATATTAGGCGTAGCCGAGGCAGACAATCCATCAGAAATAAAAATAACTCCTTCCACTGGCAATCCGTTTTATGTTAATGATACTCCAGTCTTACCTACATTCGAGTCATTTGATTTAGCTCAAAAAGGAAAATTGGACGTAATGTTTCTAGGTCCCGCCCAAATAGATGAGGAAACTAATGTTAACTTATCTGTAATAGGAGAATATTCTAAACCTAAAGTTAGATTACCAGGAGGAGCTGCAACAGCTTACATATTACCGCTCGTTAAAAAGGCTATACTATGGAATTTAAAACATAGTAAATCTACTTTAGTAAAGAAAGTAGATTTTGCTACTGGCAGCGCTAAGTTTTCTAAGAATAGAGTTATTGTAGTTACAAATCTTGGCGTTTTAGAATACTCTAGAGAAGATAAAAAATGGTATGTAAAATACGTGTACCCATGGAGTAATTTTACAAAAATTGCCGAAAATACTGCTTTTCAAGTTTATAATGCAATCCAAGGAGTTATAGACGTTAACGAGGAAGAAAAGAACTTTATTACAAAGTTAGATCCAGACGATCTTAGGTCATCCCTAGAATATTGAGTATTTTCTCGTAATCTGCATCATATAAAGGAAACATGCTAGTAGGTTCTGCGCCTCTTGGCATATGTACTACTGCAGTTACATGTTCAGCGTAAATATTAGGCCTTTTCTTATAGAAATAGCTCTTATCTACGAGTTCTTCTGCAGTTATTATTACTTTTTTAGAAGCTCTAGCCTTATATTCATCCTCATATACTGGACCTTCAATTTCTGCATTACCTTCTGGATCTGCCTTATTTACGTGTATTATTGCAACGTCTGGCGTTATTGCTTTTACTAGAACTATTTTTTCTCCAGAAAACGGATCATCAACAATTTTCCATGTGCCTTCTTTTTCATGAAGTTTGATTAAATCTGAGCCAATTATTCCTTTAACTGGCATAAACGGAACGCCAAAAGCTCCAGCTCTTATTCCAGCAATAAAAGCCCCACAAGTGTCCTCTAAAATTTCTATTTCTCCACTTTCTGCTTTCCTTCTAAAGCTAGGTAACATTCCAAACCATTCTAAAGTTGCCATGGCTATCCTAACTTTCTTTAATACGTTATTTTGTAAAAGAACTTCTAAACCTAATCCAGGTTCTCTATCTATAAAATTTAGATTTCTTATGCCAGATTTTATTAACTCAAAAATAAACCCCATAGGGTTCCTATGAATCGACATTCCGCTAATTGTTATTGTATCGCCTTCTCTTATCAAATCAAGCGCTGATTTTATATCAGTTACCTTATTTTCCAATCTTTTCACCCAATCTTTTTCTTAAATCTTCTATAGCTTCTCTTTCTTCTAGAGTCGATAAGTCCCCTAATTCCTCATTGTTAATTAGAGCTCTTAAAACTCTTCTCATAATTTTACCAGTCCTTGTCTTAGGTAATTTATCAACAAATATAATATCATCAATTACAGCTATACCTCCATAATTTTTCTTAATTTCACTCATTATTTTATTCTTAAGCTCTTCTGAAGGTAAGAAGCCGTGCTTTAATGAAGCGAAGACTACTAATACATTTCCTTTAATTTCGTCTTTTTTACCTACTACTGCGGCATCTGCAATTTCTTCATTTGAGAGAACAATATTTTCGATTTCCGCAGGACTTATTCTATGCCCTGCAACTTTTATTACGTCGTCTATCCTTCCTAGAATATACAGATATCCCTCCTCGTCCATATAACCATAATCGCCAGTTAAATATACGCCGAATTTCTCATAGTATTTCCTATATCTTTCATCGTCATGCCATAAGGAACTCATAAATGCTGGAGCAGAAGATTTTATTACAATATTTCCTTTAGTATTAGGAGGTAATTCTCTTCCATTATCATCATAAATAGCTATATTTATTCCAGGTAAAGGATATCCTACTGATCCCTTCTTGTAATATATTCCGCCAATATAAAATCCTCCGGGAGAAGTTATGAAACCACTATTTTCTGTCTGTCCCCACGTCTCTATAACATAAACTTTATTTGAAGTTATTTCTACTAGCCATTTCCAAGCTTCTTCTCCAAGTATTTCGCCTGCACTAGCTATCATTCTTAGTGAGGAAATATCGTGATCTATTTTACTACCATATTTCATGAGTAATCTTATTGCAGTTGGCGCAGTCCAAATATCAGTAACTTTGTACTCTTCTACTAGTCTCCACCACACTTGAGGATCTGGATAATCTGGAACTCCCTCATACCATAGTAATGTGCCATTATTAAGTAATGTTCCATAAGTGCTATATGAGTGACCGTTAATCCAGCCGATATCTGAAGTTGAAAAGAAAGTTGAAGTATCGTCAAAATTTAATAGCCATTTAACGTGATAATAAGCCCAAACAGTATATGGACCCACAGAATGTACTACACCTTTTGGTTTGCCAGTAGTTCCAGAAGTAAATAATATAAAGAGAGGATCTTGAGAGTCCATGGGGACAGCATCAACTTTCTTTGCATCTAATAGGTCATAAAAGCTGTGACCAACTACCTTACCACCTCTAGGCACTGTAATTTTAATTAAGCTAAGGTCTTTAGTAGCATTTTCAACAACATCTAGGTAAGAAATTTCCTTACCTCTTCTATATCCTACGTCCGCAGTGATAATTGCCTTAGAACCAGCTATTTCTATTCTTTCTCTTAATGCCTTCTCTCCAAAACCCGCAAAGACAACGTTATGTATAACTCCTATTCTTGCACAGGCTAACATTGCTACCATTGCCTCTGGAATCATGGGCATGTAGATAGTGACTACATCACCTTTCTTTAAACCAAGTTGAGTTAGTGCGCCGGCAAATGAGGACACTAAATTATAGAGTTGTTTATAACTTAAAGATATATTTTCTCCATTTTCGCTTTCCCAATATAACGCAATTTTGTTACTGTTTTTTCTTATATCTAGAATATTATATGTTATATTAATTTTACCCCCTTTAAACCAATAATAATACGGATGATGAGATTCAATTACTTTCTCATAAAGTTTATACCAAAATAGCTCTCTGGCTACCGCATCCCAAAATTTTTCTGGATACATTAAAGAATATTCATGAATTTCTCTCATCCTACTATAAATCGGATTCATAAAATTGTTCTTCCCTGACTAAAAATAAGCCTTACCGTCTTTTCTTTATTACATCTATTATCCAAAATCCATCTTTCCAACTTATTTTCTCTACATCGAATTTTATTATAAACTTCATTATATCATCTACACTCAAACCTCCGTGTAATTTATCCTTAATTATAATTCTGACTTTACCTCCAAGTTTGGTAATTCTATGAAGTTCTCTCATAATATCATAATCTAAAACTTCGTAAACTATTGAATAATTTATACTACAATTGCGGATTGGAAAAGGAAAGAAGAATGTTACAAAGTCATCAAATACTTTAGCAGAAGAAATAGCAATGTTGCCCAGAGTTAGTTCAGCCTTAAAATTTTCAAAATTAATCTTTTTAGCGATATTAGAACCATCTATTATTATGCCGTAAACTTGTCTAAGAAAATTTATCTCTCCATCTAAAAAATTTTTACCTATTAAAATATCTAAATCCATAAAATTTGATAACCGACCGTAAGCTAAGCTAATTTCTTCTTCTTTTCCATTAATAACAACAAGATTTTCTGCGTTCCATAATGCTGTCACATTGCCCTTAAAGTCTTCTAGCAGTCCAACTTTCATAATAGCATATATGTGAATGAAAATAAATATTTTTCCAAGTTCAGAATTCACACTTAATTTATTAACCGGAATTTCTTTGATATATAATAAAAATATCGATTATAAATAAAATATTACTTATAAAGGTCTTGAATAGCCTTTGAGACATCTACAATAGATAATATACCTACAATATTCCCTTCTGAATCTTTAACCGGCAAATGTCTAATTTTATTTTTAGTCATTATGCTTACTGCATCTACTATGTCTGTATTAAGATCCACTACTATTAAATTGCCCATAGTAGCAGCAACTCTAACTTCGTCTGACGGAGAAAAACCTGAAGCTATAGCTTTTACAGCATCTCTATCAGTAAATATTCCCTTAGGCACTCCATTTTCTGTAACTAAAACAGAGCCTATACCTCTTTCTAGCATTAATTTGCAAACTTCTTGCAGGCTAGTGTTTGCTTCCACTTGAAAAACTGGAGTATTCATATAGTCTTTTACAGTTCTCATAAGAGAATATTCTTCATTGTTCCCAATAAGCTTTTAGGTTAACGTTTTTAGGCTCTCCTCCATTCTTTATTAAATCTTCAATTACTTGCCTATAATAATCTTCAGTTTGAACTCCTCTAATTAACCATTTGTCATTAATTAAAACTGCCGGTACTCCATGTATCCCCATTGCATGTGCCTCTTCTTCGTCTTGTATTACCGCTAATTTTGCCTTCTTTGACTTGAAGTCTTCTTTAAACCTTTCAACGTCTAGCCCAACTTCTTTAGCAATTTCTATTAGTACATCATCTGAAGTTATATCTTCTCCTTCAAAGAATAATTTTTCTTGAGCTCTCTTATAATATTCCCAGTGACCTTCGTCCCCTTTTTGAAACTCTGCTGCCTTGCATGCCATCTGAGGTGGAAGAGACCAAACATAACCTATTTTACCTTTATTTATTACTTTTTCAGGATCATAATCTGGAATATATTTTTTTAGTATAGAAAATTCGTTTTTAAATAACTCTCTAACCTCTTCTATTGTTGGAGCAATGTCTTTTAGGTCTTCAAGGGAAGATATCATCATAAAAGATTTATGCCTAACAATAACTTGATCTTTATAGTCCTTCACTACGTTCATTAATCTCCTAGTCGCAATAAAGCAGTAAGGGCATAGCACGTCATGGAAGAATTTTATCTCTATCATTTTATGTAAGATTAAAAATAGTAGTTTTTAACATTACCTTAAACATTAACGGCAATTATTGGTTCTCATTAAAATCTTTGAAATTAAGCTTTTTCAGCTAGATTATAATAATAAAAGATGAAAGATTAGAAGAGGTGAAAGATTGTGTTTGTTAAAGATGTCATGTCTCCTGATGTAATAAAAGTAACTAAAGATACAAAAATATACGATGCATTAAATATAATGATTAGAAATAATATAAGAAGACTTGTGGTCGAATCTAATGGAATAGTTACTATAAGAGATATTGTATATAATTGGGAAAAAATTGACGATACTGTAGATAAAATTATGACTTCTGATTTACAATTTATAGATAAAAATTCTGATTTAAAAGAAGCTTGTAGAATAGTAACTGCAAAAGGAATAGGATCTTTAGTAGTAGGCAACGGAGATAACATAGAAGGAATAATAACTGAAAGAGATTTAATAAGATATTGTAAGGCAGACATAAACTCGTTCGTGCAAGATATTATGAACAAAAATCCACTAATAATTTCAACAGATACTACATTGGCAGAAGTAGTAGAATTTATGAAACAAAAATATGTTAGGCATGCTATAGTTGCTTGCAATAATTTACCCTGCGGAGTTATATCAACTAAAGATATAGGAAAGGCTCTTTTAGCAAAGAAAGATTTAACAAAGACAGAAGTTTCTGGATTCATGTCTAATAATGTTTTTAAAGTGTATCCAGACGATAAAATTGAGACCGCAAGAATACTAATGGCTGAAAAGAACATAGGTTTCTTACCAGTAACTAGTCCAAAGGAAATATTAGGTAGCCTTAGTGAGAGAGAAATTCTTGCAGTCTTATCTATTTAATTTTTTACTAATCTATGAAAGAAGAAGAAAAGCTTATAAGTGAAAAAATACATCATTATGGAATAAGTGAGAAGAAAATGGAAGACTACAGAAAAATCTTTGAGGGTCTTGCATATACGATAATTGAAGACGATGAAGCATCAATAGTATTACTAGAAGGAAAACCAATAGCTGCATCTTGCATAGAACATGGAAATCACGATCTATTAGACCTAAATTGCCCACATGTAGAAAAGCTATTGAAAAAAGTTTTTTCTTAAATGCCCGCCACAACAGCTATTTCTATTAGAACGTCTTTAGGTAATTTTGATACTTCTACTGTAACTCTTGCAGGAGGATTATCTTTAAAATACATGGAGTATACTTCGTTAAAACCTTGAAAATCGTTCATGTTTTTTAGATAAACGAAGCTCATTAAAACCTTATCTAACCCTGAACCGGCTGCTTCTAATATCGCTTTAATATTTTCTAAAACTTGAGCAGTCTGCTCTTTTATTCCGCCATTAACAACATTATTTGACTTAGGATCTAATGGAATTTGCCCCGATATAAATATTAGATTACCCATTTTTACTGCTTGAGAATATGGACCTATAGGCCTTGGAGCTTTTTCAGTATAGATTATTTCTTTCATCGACTATGATATCAATGTATACTAATTATTTTTAACGCATTCTTGGATATAACATCGATTAAGTGCACGTTCTTAAAGGGCAAATAAGGATAACCGCTACCATAAATCAGTCTATCCGTAGGTATTTTATTTAAGAAGCTCTCTGGAACACCAGAGGTCTCAAAAAACACGTTATCATATTTAAGCAAATTATAGAGCCTTTCTTCCATTGGATAATAAGAGCCTAATACTACAAAAGTTAAATGGGTAAATTCTTGTATTTTTTGAGTTAGATCTTGCATAGTCTTTATAAATATTGGCATTTTATGATCCTCGGCGAATTCTAGAACCTTGTCAATATCTTGGATTTTGTATCCATGTTTCTCTGGCGTTAATACTATGCCTACTATTCCTTTCTCGTACTGTCTACCTAATTCTACTTCTAAAGGAACTCTACACTTTGGATTATATATACCAAGTAAGCGATATTTCTCTCTATGTTCATTTTTATTCGTTAGCCAAAGATATTGTTGATAGAATCCGTCCACACAGCACTGACAAGAGTATTTATATGCAGGATTTAGTAAAATAATGTCAAAATATTCTGAAATTTCCTTTGCATTAACCCATTTAATTCCTAGATGCTGATGAACGTCTATTCTCACAATTAGATTAATACTTCTTCTGGAATATTATATTCTGTCATGGCTATGTCCTTCAAGTCTCTGGCAATTTCTTCCATGGTTATTTCGCCTCTTAAGCCTCTCATTATAATATCTTTAAACTCTTCCGGAACATAATCCATTCTAGGATCTACTGAGTAAAAGTCCTTTAATGCTTGTTCCCTCTTTGAAGGATTTGTTACTGCCTCTTCCAATTCTCTTTCTAGCCATTCAGGAAATGGGAAATTGTTAGTCAAGGAAGCATATAATGAGACCGTGAAAGAGTAAATATCCATCTCTGTTGAAGCTCTTTGCCCAAACCTCTGCAATGGATGAGCGTAATAAGGAGTATAATGAATTACTGGAGTTCCTATCTTTACGGCACTGCCTAAGTCAGAAAGCTTTGGAATTACACGCTCTTTTTCTAATGCCTCTAGTGCCTCTTCTCCGTAATTAGGTAAAGGGTTAGTAAATAATATATTAGAAGGTTTAATGTCACAATGGATATATCCTTCTTTATGAATGGTTATTATTGCATTAGCTAATTTAGAGAATATTACTGAAACTACTTGAGGCCAGATAACTGAGTGCCTTAAAGTTGAATATTCGTCCTTTGCTAGCACATCTCTTAAGTCTCCACCACCCATGTACTCCATTACAATAGCGGGGGGAGAACTGTAATAATCCACCCAATTTTCGTCAATGAAATTAGCTAAAATTCTTACAAGGTATTTTGAATTCTTTGAGATTTCCTGCATTTTAGCTACTTCATTTAACATTTCATCAAAGTTGTATTCTTTCTTCATTATTTTCATAGCATACTTTTTACCTAGTCTTTCAACCAATAACACATAACCCATTCCTCCTGTTCCTAGCACTTGTTTTACCTCATATCCATATATTACGTAGCCTATCCACTGTTCTGGGTAAAAATCTTTAGGAGAGTAAAGGACTCCCGGCTTAACCTTTTCACAGGCTTCTACTATACCTTCTTTACATGCATAAAGGAAGTCTTTTTCTGCCTCACTCTTTGCGTTTAAGCTTTCTAAGGCTAATCCTCTTAAGAACGCGGAACCCGCAGTTCTACGTACTTTTTCTGCTTCCTCAATTATTTTTAGTGCATCCATAAACTTACCAGATTTTATATAAGCGTTTGCTAACATCAGTAAGTTATGATAAGACCTACTTCTCTTCACAGCCTCCTCAAAGAATTTTACAGCTTCCT comes from the Acidianus infernus genome and includes:
- a CDS encoding protein kinase domain-containing protein — encoded protein: MQFVFTDGNKRYIFNDGKVEEYFGKLKTKDNIIGYLATIDGDKIKLSKFPIYDCSKIIFEGKLTLKVGNLGYLFESNESLCLFLGNIDNPIFNENYLIIKGIVIISRNKRKLLDAMDNYDVIQYALSKYSSDDEVIRQAIIGLSKLGKCSEAISLYTKLDKKYPEESLAVAECYEKIGEELEALKIYSFFSDERYKILEEKLRKKVDKIIEEYDATGNAKILYNALSILPTYDAPALKLGWHFIKKNPEEAVKFFEEAVKRSRSYHNLLMLANAYIKSGKFMDALKIIEEAEKVRRTAGSAFLRGLALESLNAKSEAEKDFLYACKEGIVEACEKVKPGVLYSPKDFYPEQWIGYVIYGYEVKQVLGTGGMGYVLLVERLGKKYAMKIMKKEYNFDEMLNEVAKMQEISKNSKYLVRILANFIDENWVDYYSSPPAIVMEYMGGGDLRDVLAKDEYSTLRHSVIWPQVVSVIFSKLANAIITIHKEGYIHCDIKPSNILFTNPLPNYGEEALEALEKERVIPKLSDLGSAVKIGTPVIHYTPYYAHPLQRFGQRASTEMDIYSFTVSLYASLTNNFPFPEWLERELEEAVTNPSKREQALKDFYSVDPRMDYVPEEFKDIIMRGLRGEITMEEIARDLKDIAMTEYNIPEEVLI